Proteins co-encoded in one Christiangramia fulva genomic window:
- a CDS encoding mannose-1-phosphate guanylyltransferase, producing MTGTNKDNYYAILMAGGIGSRFWPSSKASNPKQFLDILGVGETLFQTTYNRLSGLIPHENIYILTNEKYVDKVKEQLPSVKDEQIVPEPEMRNTAPSILLGAMKIHKKNENALMIVAPSDHWIDNEDEFIASVQKGFDFAEQNEGLVTLGVEPAFPNTGYGYIKYDKEGEDELRKVRAFTEKPSLKKAAEFIKAGNYSWNAGIFIWSSSYIIESFKTLMPGMFQLFEKGTESLNTADEKEFLQKNYKLADTISIDYAILEKSEKVFVIPVHFKWSDLGTWSAIQKELPLDENGNTAINARVVAQDSKDNIISSSSKKVVALRKISEMIIIEDDEILMIIPKSEEQEIKKLREEVMEKFGKDLG from the coding sequence ATGACCGGAACGAATAAAGATAATTATTATGCCATTTTAATGGCTGGAGGTATAGGCTCCAGGTTCTGGCCATCGAGCAAGGCCTCTAATCCAAAGCAGTTTTTGGACATTCTGGGTGTGGGAGAGACGCTTTTTCAAACAACCTATAACAGGCTCTCAGGTCTTATTCCGCACGAGAATATTTATATTCTTACCAATGAAAAATATGTAGATAAAGTGAAGGAGCAATTGCCTTCTGTCAAAGATGAGCAAATTGTTCCCGAACCCGAGATGCGAAATACAGCTCCGAGTATTCTGCTGGGGGCCATGAAGATCCACAAAAAGAATGAAAATGCTCTGATGATAGTCGCTCCCAGCGATCATTGGATCGATAATGAAGATGAATTCATCGCGTCTGTACAAAAAGGATTTGATTTTGCCGAGCAGAACGAAGGTCTGGTAACTTTAGGCGTGGAACCTGCTTTTCCTAATACGGGATATGGATATATAAAATACGATAAAGAAGGTGAGGACGAGCTGAGAAAGGTACGGGCATTTACTGAAAAACCAAGCCTAAAAAAGGCTGCTGAATTTATTAAAGCCGGAAACTATTCCTGGAATGCAGGAATTTTTATTTGGAGTTCTTCCTATATTATTGAAAGCTTTAAAACGCTTATGCCGGGAATGTTTCAGCTTTTTGAAAAAGGAACTGAATCTTTGAATACTGCTGATGAAAAAGAATTTCTGCAGAAGAATTACAAGCTTGCCGATACTATTTCTATAGATTATGCTATTCTTGAGAAATCGGAGAAAGTATTTGTGATTCCGGTTCATTTTAAATGGAGCGACCTGGGCACCTGGTCGGCAATTCAAAAGGAATTACCTTTAGATGAAAACGGAAATACTGCAATTAATGCCAGAGTTGTGGCACAGGATTCAAAAGATAATATTATTTCTTCCTCCAGTAAAAAAGTGGTTGCTTTACGTAAAATTTCTGAAATGATTATCATTGAAGATGATGAAATTCTTATGATCATTCCAAAATCAGAAGAGCAGGAAATCAAAAAACTTCGAGAAGAGGTAATGGAAAAATTTGGTAAGGATCTCGGTTAA
- the cdd gene encoding cytidine deaminase has translation MKSLTITSHLEVYDSLEELPGNLQQLMQQAIKVRDTAYAPYSQFKVGAALLLDNDEVILGSNQENASYPSGLCAERTAVYAAGAKYPEAEIKAIAISAKSMKHQVISPVPPCGACRQALIEYEVKQEKPIGIFFMGESGKVVKANSIKDLLPLVFDNSSL, from the coding sequence ATGAAATCATTAACTATAACCTCACACCTGGAGGTTTACGATTCTTTGGAAGAGCTTCCTGGTAACTTGCAGCAATTAATGCAACAGGCAATTAAAGTTCGCGATACGGCCTATGCTCCCTATTCTCAGTTTAAAGTAGGTGCCGCACTGTTGCTCGATAATGATGAAGTGATTTTGGGAAGTAACCAGGAAAATGCTTCTTATCCTTCAGGTTTGTGTGCCGAGCGCACCGCGGTTTACGCGGCAGGAGCAAAATATCCTGAGGCCGAAATAAAAGCGATTGCGATTTCTGCTAAATCCATGAAGCATCAGGTAATTTCCCCGGTGCCTCCATGCGGTGCCTGCAGGCAGGCTCTTATTGAATATGAAGTGAAGCAGGAAAAGCCTATCGGGATCTTTTTTATGGGTGAAAGCGGGAAAGTGGTGAAAGCCAATTCTATTAAAGACCTGCTCCCGTTAGTCTTCGATAATTCCAGTCTATAA
- a CDS encoding pyruvate dehydrogenase complex dihydrolipoamide acetyltransferase, translating into MAEVIKMPRLSDTMEEGVVAKWLKKKGDKVEEGDILAEIETDKATMEFESFYEGTLLHIGVEEGEGAPVDALLAIIGEEGEDISDLLAGGGESSEEKTQATQVKEKESEESVEKEDDSEEGEIPEGVEIINMPRLSDTMEEGTVASWLKKEGDKVEEGDILAEIETDKATMEFESFYSGTLLKIGVQEGESAKVDSLLAIIGPEGTDVSKIMASGGAKKAKKSTAEPKAEEPSQAPAETETTKTESAAKDGGRIFASPLAKKMAEDRGISLSEVKGSGENGRIVKKDIENFKAAPKQETAAATQETAAKQTTAAVQPYVPAGEESYEEIKNSQMRKTIAKRLGESKFTAPHYYLTIEVNMENAMASRKHINEMPDVKVSFNDMVIKASAMALRKHPQVNSQWTGESMKYAKHIHMGVAVAVEEGLVVPVLKFADQMSLTQIGNNVKDLAGKARNKKIQPSEMEGSTFTVSNLGMFGIVEFTSIINQPNSAILSVGTIVEKPVVKNGEIVVGHTMKLTLACDHRTVDGATGAAFLATLKTYMENPVTMLA; encoded by the coding sequence ATGGCAGAAGTTATCAAGATGCCGCGATTGAGCGACACCATGGAAGAGGGTGTGGTTGCGAAGTGGCTTAAGAAAAAAGGAGATAAAGTTGAAGAAGGCGACATCCTGGCCGAGATCGAAACCGATAAGGCTACGATGGAATTTGAATCCTTTTATGAAGGTACGCTGCTCCATATAGGTGTAGAAGAAGGGGAAGGAGCTCCGGTAGATGCACTTCTCGCTATCATCGGCGAAGAAGGTGAAGATATAAGTGATTTGCTTGCCGGAGGCGGAGAATCTTCTGAAGAAAAAACACAGGCTACTCAGGTTAAAGAAAAAGAATCTGAAGAATCTGTCGAAAAAGAAGATGATTCTGAAGAAGGGGAAATTCCGGAAGGTGTTGAAATAATCAATATGCCTCGCCTTAGTGATACCATGGAAGAAGGAACCGTCGCTTCCTGGCTTAAAAAAGAAGGCGATAAAGTGGAAGAGGGAGATATCCTGGCCGAGATTGAAACCGATAAGGCCACCATGGAATTCGAATCTTTCTATTCCGGAACACTTCTGAAAATTGGAGTTCAGGAAGGGGAATCTGCCAAAGTGGACAGCCTTCTTGCAATTATTGGCCCTGAAGGAACCGATGTTTCAAAAATTATGGCTTCCGGTGGTGCCAAAAAAGCAAAAAAATCTACTGCAGAACCTAAAGCCGAAGAACCTTCTCAGGCTCCTGCTGAAACTGAAACAACAAAAACCGAATCGGCTGCCAAAGACGGCGGACGAATTTTCGCTTCGCCACTTGCCAAAAAGATGGCCGAAGATCGTGGCATAAGCCTTTCTGAAGTGAAAGGTTCGGGTGAAAATGGGCGGATTGTTAAGAAAGATATTGAGAATTTCAAAGCTGCTCCAAAACAGGAAACTGCTGCCGCAACTCAGGAAACTGCTGCAAAACAAACTACGGCTGCGGTACAGCCTTATGTTCCTGCCGGGGAAGAAAGCTACGAAGAGATCAAGAATTCTCAAATGCGCAAGACCATTGCAAAACGTTTGGGAGAATCAAAATTCACTGCACCGCATTACTATCTCACTATCGAAGTGAATATGGAAAATGCCATGGCATCCAGAAAACATATCAATGAAATGCCTGACGTGAAAGTGTCTTTCAATGATATGGTGATCAAAGCTTCGGCTATGGCTCTTAGAAAGCATCCGCAGGTAAACAGCCAGTGGACCGGGGAAAGTATGAAATATGCCAAACATATCCATATGGGTGTGGCGGTAGCTGTTGAAGAAGGACTTGTGGTTCCTGTTTTGAAATTTGCCGACCAGATGTCCCTTACTCAAATAGGGAACAATGTGAAAGACCTTGCCGGAAAGGCGAGAAACAAAAAGATACAACCTTCAGAGATGGAAGGAAGTACGTTTACCGTTTCTAACCTGGGAATGTTTGGGATTGTGGAATTCACCAGCATCATAAATCAGCCAAACTCGGCGATTCTTTCAGTCGGGACTATCGTTGAAAAACCTGTAGTGAAGAATGGTGAGATCGTTGTTGGTCATACCATGAAGCTAACGCTGGCCTGCGACCACAGAACCGTTGATGGAGCCACCGGTGCCGCATTCCTTGCGACTCTGAAAACTTATATGGAAAATCCTGTGACCATGCTGGCTTAA
- the pdhA gene encoding pyruvate dehydrogenase (acetyl-transferring) E1 component subunit alpha, giving the protein MKKVTKATYLKWYEDMLFWRKFEDKLAQVYIQQKVRGFLHLYNGQEAILAGAMHAMDLEKDRMITAYRNHVQPIGLGVDPKRVMAELFGKKTGTSMGLGGSMHIFSKEHRFYGGHGIVGGQIPLGAGIAFADKYFKRDSVTLTFLGDGAARQGSLHETLNMAVKWDLPVVFCVENNGYAMGTSVARTAKGTDIWKLGNGYEMPCGPVDAMNPVKVAEAFDEAITRARKGNGPTFLELKTYRYRGHSMSDAQKYRTKEEVAEYQKLDPITQVLDVIREKKYASDKEIKEIEKRVKEKVAECEKFADESDFPDKNVMYDVVYQQEDYPFLAHKLD; this is encoded by the coding sequence ATGAAGAAAGTAACAAAAGCCACGTATCTTAAGTGGTATGAGGATATGCTGTTTTGGCGCAAATTTGAAGATAAATTAGCCCAGGTTTACATTCAGCAAAAAGTAAGAGGTTTTTTACATTTATATAACGGCCAGGAAGCTATTTTGGCTGGTGCGATGCATGCGATGGATCTTGAAAAGGACCGCATGATCACTGCATATAGAAACCATGTTCAGCCAATTGGCCTCGGAGTGGATCCAAAAAGGGTAATGGCCGAGCTCTTCGGAAAAAAAACCGGTACTTCTATGGGACTTGGTGGTTCCATGCATATTTTCTCTAAAGAACATCGTTTCTATGGCGGCCACGGAATTGTAGGAGGTCAGATCCCTTTGGGGGCAGGAATTGCCTTTGCCGATAAATATTTCAAAAGAGATTCTGTGACACTTACCTTTTTGGGTGACGGGGCTGCAAGACAGGGATCACTTCATGAAACCCTTAATATGGCCGTAAAATGGGACCTGCCAGTTGTTTTCTGTGTAGAGAATAACGGGTATGCAATGGGAACTTCTGTGGCGCGAACTGCAAAAGGTACCGATATCTGGAAACTCGGGAATGGCTATGAGATGCCTTGTGGGCCGGTAGATGCGATGAATCCTGTAAAGGTTGCCGAAGCTTTTGACGAAGCGATTACCCGTGCAAGAAAAGGAAACGGTCCAACCTTTCTTGAATTGAAAACCTATCGCTATCGGGGTCATTCCATGAGTGATGCTCAAAAGTACAGAACAAAAGAAGAGGTTGCGGAATATCAGAAATTAGATCCTATCACTCAGGTTCTTGATGTGATCAGGGAGAAAAAATATGCATCTGATAAAGAGATCAAAGAAATTGAAAAGCGCGTCAAGGAAAAAGTTGCTGAATGTGAGAAATTTGCCGATGAGTCAGATTTCCCGGATAAAAACGTGATGTATGACGTGGTTTACCAACAGGAAGATTATCCTTTCCTGGCACATAAATTAGATTAA
- a CDS encoding SprT-like domain-containing protein — MKEILGKYLPANAVHPVSELIKMSSVHLKIVNERVTRHGDYKRLHDGSQQITINANLNKYRFLITTIHELAHLIAFEKYGRRIKPHGVEWKHCFRSLMLPFIRPEIFPNELLPLIANHFRNPRASSDTDAKLSVALKKYDEQNGKNYIFEIPSGSIFRIYNGKTFRKGARRIKRYECTEVDTGRIYLFQPNAEVQLLKA, encoded by the coding sequence ATGAAAGAAATTCTGGGAAAATATCTTCCGGCAAATGCTGTTCATCCGGTATCAGAATTAATTAAAATGAGCTCGGTTCATCTCAAGATCGTGAATGAACGGGTGACAAGGCATGGCGATTATAAACGTTTGCATGACGGTTCTCAGCAAATAACCATAAATGCAAATTTGAATAAATATCGTTTTTTGATTACAACTATTCATGAGCTGGCGCATTTAATAGCTTTCGAAAAATACGGCAGGAGAATAAAACCGCATGGGGTAGAATGGAAACATTGTTTTCGCAGTTTGATGTTGCCTTTTATAAGGCCGGAGATATTTCCTAATGAGTTACTTCCGCTTATTGCGAACCATTTTAGGAATCCGCGTGCCAGCAGTGATACCGACGCAAAGCTTTCGGTAGCCTTAAAAAAATATGATGAGCAGAATGGTAAAAACTATATTTTTGAAATTCCTTCCGGAAGCATTTTCCGAATATATAATGGAAAAACTTTCCGCAAAGGAGCCCGCAGAATTAAGAGATATGAATGTACGGAGGTAGACACCGGAAGGATCTACCTTTTTCAACCTAATGCTGAAGTACAACTGTTAAAAGCCTGA
- a CDS encoding M28 family metallopeptidase — translation MRKNIFQLPFILLIGVFINFSCISQETNSESYQVSKDEVLANLTYLASDELRGRKTGSEDINTAAAYIEGKFKSYAIKPFFETYRDSFQVGDLYGYNLVAVLPGKDEELKDQYILVGAHYDHIGKANPDADDVIANGANDNASGTVSVLEIAKEFAKNSDNKRSIIFALFSGEELGLKGSSHLAQKLKEKGIDLYTMFNIEMVGVPMKNKSYEVYVTGYDKSNLAQKFNDYTWKEVLGFLPQASEYNLFRRSDNYPFYSNFKIPAQTISSFDFTNYPYYHHVNDEVEYLDPEFMADLIEDILPGLHKMARTDNKEIKLTIEQ, via the coding sequence ATGCGAAAAAATATATTTCAACTTCCGTTTATACTTCTTATCGGTGTTTTTATAAATTTTTCCTGTATTTCTCAGGAAACAAATTCAGAATCTTACCAGGTTTCAAAAGACGAAGTGCTCGCTAATTTAACCTACCTCGCTTCAGATGAATTAAGGGGAAGAAAAACCGGTTCAGAAGATATCAATACCGCTGCCGCTTATATTGAAGGAAAATTCAAAAGCTATGCTATAAAGCCATTTTTTGAAACCTATCGTGACAGTTTTCAGGTTGGAGATCTTTACGGTTATAATCTGGTTGCTGTTTTGCCGGGGAAAGATGAAGAATTGAAAGATCAGTACATCCTCGTGGGGGCTCATTACGATCATATTGGGAAAGCTAATCCCGACGCTGATGATGTTATTGCTAACGGTGCGAATGATAATGCTTCCGGAACGGTTTCAGTTCTTGAAATCGCAAAAGAATTTGCGAAAAACAGCGATAATAAAAGGAGTATTATTTTTGCTCTTTTTTCGGGGGAAGAACTTGGGCTAAAAGGATCTTCTCATCTCGCCCAGAAACTTAAGGAAAAGGGAATAGACCTTTACACCATGTTCAATATCGAAATGGTTGGTGTGCCAATGAAAAATAAATCTTATGAGGTTTATGTCACGGGATATGATAAATCTAATCTTGCCCAGAAATTCAACGATTATACTTGGAAAGAAGTACTCGGATTTTTGCCCCAGGCCTCAGAATACAATTTATTCAGAAGGAGTGATAATTACCCTTTCTATAGTAATTTTAAAATCCCGGCCCAGACTATCTCTTCTTTTGATTTTACCAATTATCCTTATTATCATCATGTAAATGACGAAGTTGAGTATCTTGATCCTGAATTTATGGCTGATTTGATAGAAGATATCCTACCGGGACTGCATAAAATGGCCAGGACAGATAACAAAGAGATAAAATTAACAATAGAGCAATGA
- a CDS encoding ABC transporter ATP-binding protein: MIEVKNLYKSFGGQDVLKGIDYVFERGKTNLIIGESGSGKSVFLKCMLGLFKPDKGTIEYDGKPYTTFSEEEQRELRTEIGMLFQGGALFDSMTVEENVMFPLKMFTNQRRKEMLKRVHEVLERVNLTGNDHKMPSEISGGMQKRVAIARALVNKPKYLFCDEPNSGLDPKTATVIDNLIQELTHENDITTVLITHDMNSVLEIGERIAFLKDGVLAWKGTKDEIFKTDDEAVTDFVYSSDLFQQVRAAQNNDD; encoded by the coding sequence ATGATCGAAGTTAAAAATTTATATAAATCTTTTGGCGGGCAGGATGTGCTTAAAGGAATCGACTATGTTTTTGAACGCGGAAAAACGAACCTCATTATCGGGGAGTCCGGTTCAGGAAAAAGTGTCTTTCTAAAATGCATGCTCGGACTTTTTAAGCCCGATAAGGGTACCATTGAATATGATGGAAAACCCTATACCACATTTTCTGAAGAAGAACAAAGGGAACTTCGAACCGAAATAGGAATGCTTTTCCAGGGAGGAGCTTTATTCGATTCAATGACCGTGGAAGAAAATGTCATGTTTCCGCTGAAAATGTTTACCAATCAAAGAAGGAAGGAAATGCTGAAACGAGTGCATGAAGTTCTTGAGCGGGTGAACCTTACAGGTAACGATCATAAAATGCCTTCAGAGATCAGCGGTGGAATGCAAAAGCGGGTGGCCATTGCCAGGGCCCTCGTGAATAAGCCAAAGTATCTTTTCTGCGATGAGCCCAATTCAGGACTCGACCCGAAAACGGCCACGGTGATCGATAACCTTATCCAGGAACTTACTCATGAGAACGACATCACCACGGTACTGATCACTCATGATATGAATTCGGTACTTGAGATTGGGGAACGAATAGCCTTTCTTAAAGATGGTGTGTTGGCATGGAAAGGTACCAAAGACGAGATCTTCAAAACCGATGATGAAGCAGTGACAGATTTTGTATATTCTTCAGACCTCTTTCAGCAGGTACGTGCGGCTCAAAACAATGATGATTAG
- the gldJ gene encoding gliding motility lipoprotein GldJ, giving the protein MKSKIALKAIIAVVCGVSLVSCNKNNYKNTSRATGWDINSKDGGFQYNTDYKEQDAAPGLVFVEGGTYTMGRVQDDPMHDWNNTPTQQHVQSFYMDETEVTNKMYLEYLDWLKSVFPPSQENYKNIYTGALPDTLVWRNRLGYNETMVTNYLRHPAYAEYPVVGVSWIQAVEFSKWRTDRVNEARLEKEGFLAENARYNSEDQSATFNTDTYIASPTKVYGGNTELLDGKKVQDRMENTDENGNPVKEVYPGRESGLLYPEYRLPTEAEWEYAALGLVGIRNYNIYRGRKKYPWDGQYTRSGEAKRMGDQLANFKQGDGDYGGIAGWSDDGADITAEVKSYEPNDFGLYDMAGNVAEWVADVYRPIVDDEFNDFNYYRGNVYTKHAINEDGTVKVVGTEDIVYDTLSNGKLVAKNLPGEIAQVPVTKEDTYMRTNYTESDQRDFRDGDKSSSRYYQPFQDIDDPSKRMYNSPTYDNFKFSDSSATPTLEERGYDKERRTTLISDEVRVYKGGSWRDRAYWLDPAQRRFFPQDMATDYIGFRNAMSRVGSKSLNKNKTARTTK; this is encoded by the coding sequence ATGAAATCGAAAATAGCTTTAAAAGCCATTATTGCTGTTGTTTGTGGCGTTAGCTTAGTAAGCTGTAACAAAAACAATTATAAGAATACCTCGCGTGCCACGGGATGGGATATTAATTCAAAAGACGGAGGTTTTCAATACAATACCGACTATAAAGAACAGGATGCTGCCCCCGGGCTGGTTTTTGTAGAGGGGGGAACTTATACTATGGGACGTGTACAGGACGATCCCATGCATGATTGGAACAACACTCCTACTCAACAACATGTTCAGTCCTTTTATATGGACGAAACCGAGGTAACCAATAAGATGTATCTTGAATATTTAGACTGGTTAAAAAGTGTTTTTCCGCCTTCTCAGGAAAATTACAAAAATATATATACCGGAGCACTGCCAGATACCCTGGTTTGGAGGAACAGGCTTGGTTACAATGAAACCATGGTTACCAATTACCTTCGCCATCCTGCCTATGCTGAATATCCTGTCGTGGGAGTTAGCTGGATACAGGCGGTGGAATTTAGCAAATGGAGAACAGATCGTGTAAATGAAGCCCGATTAGAAAAAGAAGGATTCCTTGCCGAAAACGCGAGGTATAATTCAGAAGATCAGTCGGCTACTTTTAATACCGATACTTATATCGCCTCTCCAACTAAGGTATATGGAGGCAATACCGAATTACTTGACGGGAAGAAAGTTCAGGACCGTATGGAGAATACCGACGAAAATGGAAATCCCGTAAAAGAGGTATATCCCGGGAGGGAAAGCGGTCTCCTTTATCCGGAGTATCGTCTTCCAACAGAAGCAGAATGGGAATATGCGGCTCTCGGACTTGTTGGAATAAGAAATTATAACATTTATCGCGGAAGAAAAAAATATCCATGGGATGGCCAATACACCCGTAGTGGTGAAGCGAAAAGAATGGGTGACCAGCTTGCTAATTTTAAACAGGGAGATGGTGATTACGGCGGAATTGCCGGATGGAGCGACGATGGTGCAGATATAACTGCCGAAGTAAAATCTTATGAACCCAATGATTTTGGTCTTTATGATATGGCAGGGAACGTAGCAGAATGGGTTGCCGATGTTTACCGACCTATCGTTGATGATGAATTCAACGACTTTAACTATTACCGAGGAAATGTCTATACCAAACATGCCATTAATGAAGATGGAACGGTAAAAGTCGTGGGTACTGAAGATATTGTGTATGACACGCTCAGCAATGGGAAACTTGTCGCAAAAAACCTTCCGGGAGAGATCGCCCAGGTGCCGGTTACCAAGGAAGATACCTACATGAGAACCAACTATACTGAAAGTGATCAGAGAGATTTTCGTGATGGAGATAAAAGTTCAAGCAGATATTATCAGCCTTTTCAGGATATAGATGATCCCTCTAAAAGAATGTACAATTCCCCGACCTATGATAACTTTAAATTCAGCGACAGTTCGGCCACTCCTACATTAGAAGAAAGAGGCTACGACAAAGAAAGAAGAACTACACTAATCAGTGACGAGGTACGAGTTTACAAAGGAGGCAGCTGGAGAGACAGAGCCTATTGGCTGGATCCCGCACAAAGACGTTTCTTCCCTCAGGATATGGCTACCGATTATATAGGTTTCAGAAACGCTATGTCCCGGGTTGGATCTAAATCTTTAAATAAAAATAAAACTGCCAGAACGACTAAGTAA
- the porV gene encoding type IX secretion system outer membrane channel protein PorV, giving the protein MKKITYLITGVILLGNYSLIAQEKGDRVITTSVPFLKIAADARSAGMGELGVASSPDVYSQQWNPAKYAFFNYENGAGVTYTPYLSRIVNDIFLGGVTYVQKLNERSAFAGSLRYFSLGSIERRDTFEQDALLVNPNSFTLDLSYSLKLSEDFSMAVAGRYLRSDLDLGGNENIAGSTFGVDIAGYYESPQMTYSSFDGVWRLGANISNIGPKIKFDNAGQENFIPTNLGIGAGFDFIFDPQNKLATYLEFNKLLVPTPKDFNGDGKINGEDTQQYNEIGSIEGIFKSFGDAPDGFSEELKEVTWALGAEYWYQNKFALRAGYFNESEEKGFRKFFSVGAGFAYESVVIDMSYLFSTSSVPSPLEGTLRFGLSFNFGNSYTN; this is encoded by the coding sequence ATGAAAAAAATTACATATTTAATTACTGGAGTAATTCTTCTTGGAAATTATTCTCTTATTGCTCAGGAAAAAGGAGATCGGGTAATAACAACCTCAGTTCCTTTCCTAAAGATCGCGGCTGATGCAAGGTCTGCCGGGATGGGTGAACTTGGTGTGGCATCATCTCCAGATGTGTATTCTCAGCAGTGGAATCCTGCAAAATATGCTTTCTTTAATTATGAAAATGGAGCGGGTGTCACCTATACCCCGTATTTAAGCAGGATCGTTAATGATATTTTTCTTGGAGGCGTAACTTATGTTCAGAAGCTAAATGAAAGAAGTGCTTTTGCAGGCAGTCTTCGTTATTTTAGCCTTGGTTCGATTGAGCGAAGAGATACTTTCGAGCAGGACGCACTTTTGGTAAACCCGAATTCATTCACCTTAGACCTTTCTTATTCATTAAAACTTAGTGAAGATTTTTCTATGGCAGTGGCCGGACGTTATCTTCGATCTGATTTGGACCTGGGAGGAAATGAAAATATCGCGGGCTCAACTTTTGGCGTTGACATCGCAGGATATTATGAGAGTCCGCAAATGACCTATAGTAGTTTTGATGGAGTCTGGAGGCTCGGCGCCAATATTTCTAATATTGGGCCTAAAATAAAATTTGATAATGCCGGTCAGGAAAATTTCATTCCAACCAACCTGGGTATTGGTGCAGGATTTGACTTTATTTTTGATCCCCAAAATAAACTGGCTACTTATCTTGAATTCAATAAATTGCTCGTGCCAACTCCTAAAGATTTCAACGGAGATGGCAAAATTAATGGAGAAGATACCCAGCAATATAATGAAATAGGCTCGATAGAAGGAATTTTTAAGTCTTTCGGCGATGCACCTGATGGCTTTTCTGAAGAACTTAAGGAAGTTACATGGGCTCTTGGAGCCGAATACTGGTATCAAAACAAATTTGCACTTCGGGCAGGATATTTTAATGAAAGTGAGGAAAAGGGATTTAGAAAATTTTTCTCCGTAGGGGCCGGTTTTGCTTATGAATCGGTGGTTATTGATATGTCCTATTTATTTTCTACATCTTCTGTCCCCAGCCCTCTGGAAGGAACCTTGCGATTTGGCTTAAGTTTTAATTTTGGAAACAGCTATACCAATTAA
- a CDS encoding SDR family NAD(P)-dependent oxidoreductase, whose translation MKNVVITGTSRGMGFEMVSLFAELGHNVLALSRNEKPVQDLKIENVTAFSFDITSTASMAEVFEHVEKHWERVDILINNAGDLVNKSFETTSTEDFRNIYEVNVFGVAEITRRLLPYMDRDSHVVNISSMGGIQGSMKFPGLAAYSSSKAAVLTLTELLAEEYKQNGPSFNALALGAVQTEMLNEAFPGYQAPVSAVEMAEYIVGFSLKGNRFYNGKIMQVSNSTP comes from the coding sequence ATGAAAAATGTTGTGATTACCGGAACCAGTCGCGGAATGGGTTTCGAAATGGTAAGCCTTTTTGCTGAATTGGGGCATAATGTGCTGGCACTTTCGCGAAATGAGAAGCCTGTACAGGATCTAAAAATCGAAAATGTTACCGCTTTTTCTTTTGATATTACCAGTACTGCCAGCATGGCTGAAGTCTTTGAGCATGTTGAAAAACATTGGGAACGGGTGGACATACTCATTAATAATGCCGGAGACCTTGTCAATAAGAGCTTTGAAACCACTTCAACTGAAGATTTCCGAAATATTTATGAAGTCAATGTTTTTGGAGTTGCCGAGATCACCAGGCGATTGCTCCCGTACATGGATCGTGATTCACACGTGGTCAATATCAGCAGTATGGGCGGCATCCAGGGAAGTATGAAATTTCCAGGCCTTGCAGCATATAGTTCAAGTAAAGCTGCAGTTCTGACCCTTACGGAATTGCTTGCGGAAGAATATAAGCAAAACGGCCCCTCTTTTAATGCTCTGGCCCTGGGAGCAGTCCAGACTGAAATGCTTAATGAAGCATTCCCAGGATATCAGGCCCCGGTTTCAGCGGTTGAAATGGCAGAATATATCGTGGGTTTCAGCCTGAAAGGAAACAGATTTTATAATGGTAAAATAATGCAGGTTTCAAACAGTACTCCGTAA